In the genome of bacterium, one region contains:
- a CDS encoding TolC family protein, with translation MNAATRLMMTVAALLLLGLTTTRAAEPPVQELTLEEALRRAHEHHPRLAAARAREEAAHGRTRQAGLWSNPALIAGAEQLRTDTDQPDSRESILGFSQTIPLGGRVGKAREAARLDQEAQARQVESVRRAVEREVRDAFATALFQQRAREILAQGAEDLETGVSMARTRVQQGELAPHEIANVEMDWSRFKLDLERSGELARFAMTSLATAMGEPDRVPASLAGELEAHFELPSLEDVANSLALHPDVLWDEAQARGADARLKLARAERIPDVNVEVLFRRLEATDDRRLDMGLNVPLPLFNRNQGRVMEARAEVDAVRQRQRWSGQERRLRLKEAHQQLQEALARVRAQVDVIQPQAERILQAAQARHAVGELSLVEVLAARGERTQAQLEHLEALRMVMESWARLSEFVSI, from the coding sequence ATGAACGCCGCCACTCGTTTGATGATGACCGTCGCTGCCCTGCTGCTGCTGGGCTTGACCACGACCCGTGCGGCGGAGCCGCCCGTGCAGGAACTGACCCTCGAGGAGGCCCTGCGCCGGGCCCATGAGCACCACCCGCGCCTGGCCGCGGCGCGCGCGCGGGAAGAGGCCGCGCATGGCAGGACCCGCCAGGCGGGCCTGTGGTCGAACCCGGCCCTCATCGCGGGCGCGGAGCAGCTGCGCACCGACACCGATCAGCCCGACTCGCGTGAGTCCATTTTGGGCTTCTCCCAAACGATTCCGCTGGGCGGCCGAGTAGGGAAAGCCCGGGAGGCGGCGCGACTGGATCAGGAGGCCCAAGCCCGCCAAGTGGAATCCGTCCGCCGGGCGGTGGAGCGGGAGGTCCGGGACGCCTTTGCCACGGCCCTGTTCCAACAGCGGGCACGTGAGATCCTGGCTCAAGGCGCGGAGGATCTGGAAACCGGGGTGTCCATGGCGCGCACACGCGTCCAGCAAGGCGAGTTGGCTCCCCATGAGATCGCGAACGTGGAAATGGATTGGTCGCGCTTCAAATTGGATTTGGAGCGCAGCGGGGAACTCGCCCGGTTTGCCATGACCTCCCTTGCCACGGCGATGGGCGAGCCGGATCGGGTGCCAGCATCACTTGCCGGCGAGTTGGAGGCCCACTTCGAGCTTCCCTCCCTGGAGGACGTGGCGAACAGCTTGGCCCTGCACCCCGATGTCCTGTGGGACGAGGCCCAGGCGCGCGGCGCGGATGCGCGGCTCAAACTGGCCCGGGCGGAGCGCATTCCCGATGTGAATGTCGAGGTGCTGTTCCGCCGACTGGAGGCCACGGACGACCGTCGGCTGGACATGGGTCTCAACGTTCCTCTGCCCTTGTTCAATCGCAACCAGGGTCGTGTGATGGAAGCACGAGCCGAGGTCGACGCCGTCCGGCAGCGACAACGTTGGTCGGGCCAGGAGCGGCGATTGCGACTCAAGGAGGCTCATCAGCAACTGCAGGAGGCCCTGGCCCGGGTCCGGGCTCAGGTGGACGTGATCCAACCGCAAGCCGAGCGGATCCTGCAGGCCGCGCAGGCCCGCCATGCCGTGGGTGAGCTGAGCCTGGTCGAGGTTCTAGCGGCGCGTGGAGAGAGGACGCAGGCACAGCTTGAACATCTGGAGGCCCTGCGAATGGTCATGGAGTCCTGGGCCCGGTTGTCGGAATTCGTGTCCATTTGA